The following are encoded together in the Humulus lupulus chromosome 5, drHumLupu1.1, whole genome shotgun sequence genome:
- the LOC133779594 gene encoding uncharacterized protein LOC133779594 — translation MNENLLGRFTEEDVISAVRGMNPIKAPGIDGLPALFFQKFWSSIRGDVVSVCLKVLNDNIPLHKLNETLITLIPKVPKAKKVEKYRPISLCNVAYKIVSKCLVDRMKSSLTVAVSNSQSAFVMGRMIHDSAIIGYEGLHCMRKDRFGNGKKLALKLYMSKAYDRIEWRFVERLMLKMGYHEDWVKKILGCITSVSFSFLLNGEVRGNVSPGRGLRQGDPLSPFIFFLCAEALSCLILGAEQSNLLEGLCFGRRGVRVSHLFFADDSIMFLNVNVDECRALKYILRCYTTASGQMINFSKSEVCFGSKVDEGTKKEIAEILEVQITNDFERYLGLPGLVGRSKKETFKYIKALFIALLPSSGGALLRKEGEFIGANGKCCVKESSEEAKLGAAPSFIWRSLLWGRQIIEAGARWRIGSGEEVRIVEDKWLLRPVQFTFMEQPELPPGLKVIDLRGAEGEWDENFVRSIFNKEDASSILGIIPGPLDSRDKRIWNYNQNGEYSVRSGYQVEIREREMVEGSDMRETERWRKKVWSLSVPPKIKQFLWKLSNKWLPTNSVLFCRKLRKDYDCCRCGENSQREDWKSRNNGLLKRWNPEATAMVDWAANYHNKFAQSRGANSHKSTSIHEAWTSPAVNELMINVDAARNKVQGCCSSGVVIRDCAGRVIVSKSTFINYSSLAVGMLNRPPEESGDLDLLVAAIKREAEDLRILSVRYGPRSSNTIAHLTAKFAIRYQASGFWEGGVPPMASLALAEDMACLGGRL, via the exons ATGAATGAGAATTTACTGGGTAGGTTCACGGAGGAGGATGTCATATCAGCGGTGAGGGGCATGAATCCTATCAAAGCCCCGGGGATTGATGGGCTCCCCGCCCTCTTTTTTCAGAAATTTTGGAGCTCGATTAGGGGGGATGTCGTGAGTGTTTGTTTGAAAGTTTTAAATGATAACATCCCTCTACATAAACTCAATGAAACTCTGATTACGTTAATTCCGAAGGTTCCTAAAGCAAAGAAAGTTGAGAAGTACCGGCCTATTAGCTTGTGCAATGTGGCATATAAAATCGTGTCGAAATGCTTGGTTGATCGCATGAAGAGCTCATTGACGGTGGCTGTCTCGAATTCTCAAAGCGCGTTCGTGATGGGTAGGATGATACATGATAGTGCAATTATTGGATATGAAGGGCTACATTGCATGAGAAAGGATCGCtttggaaatggtaagaaattggCCTTAAAACTTTATATGTCTAAGGCTTATGATAGAATTGAATGGAGGTTTGTGGAGCGGTTGATGTTAAAGATGGGATATCATGAAGATTGGGTGAAGAAAATCTTGGGGTGCATTACTTCAGTCTCCTTTTCCTTCCTGCTGAATGGGGAAGTCAGAGGTAATGTGTCTCCAGGGCGTGGCCTCCGCCAAGGCGACCCCCTCTCtcccttcattttttttctttgtgcTGAAGCGCTCTCTTGTTTGATTTTGGGAGCTGAACAGAGTAATCTCCTAGAGGGTCTTTGCTTCGGAAGAAGGGGTGTTAGAGTATCCCATTTGTTCTTTGCGGATGACAGTATTATGTTTCTAAATGTGAATGTTGATGAGTGTAGAGCGTTGAAATACATTCTCCGTTGCTACACGACCGCCTCGGGACAAATGATCAATTTTAGTAAGTCTGAGGTATGTTTCGGTAGCAAGGTTGATGAGGGGACCAAGAAAGAGATAGCTGAGATTTTGGAGGTTCAAATTACGAATGATTTTGAGAGGTATTTGGGCCTTCCGGGGCTGGTTGGCAGATCAAAGAAGGAGACCTTCAAATATATCAAAGCTC TATTCATAGCATTGCTGCCAAGTTCTGGTGGGGCTCTTCTGAGAAAAGAAGGAGAATTCATTGGTGCAAATGGGAAGTGCTGTGTAAAAGAAAGTTCAGAGGAG GCAAAGTTGGGTGCTGCCCCTTCCTTTATTTGGCGAAGTCTCCTCTGGGGGCGACAAATTATCGAAGCTGGGGCGCGTTGGAGAATCGGTTCGGGAGAAGAGGTTCGAATTGTTGAAGATAAATGGCTGCTAAGGCCTGTGCAGTTCACATTTATGGAGCAACCCGAGCTGCCTCCGGGACTCAAAGTAATTGACCTGAGGGGAGCTGAGGGGGAGTGGGATGAAAACTTTGTACGAAGTATCTTCAATAAGGAAGATGCGAGCAGTATCCTGGGTATTATCCCAGGGCCCCTGGATTCTAGAGATAAGAGGATATGGAATTATAACCAAAATGGCGAGTACTCGGTGCGTAGTGGCTATCAAGTGGAAATCCGGGAAAGAGAAATGGTAGAAGGGTCAGACATGAGAGAAACTGAAAGATGGCGGAAAAAAGTGTGGAGTTTGAGTGTCCCTCCTAAAATCAAACAATTTTTATGGAAGCTAAGCAACAAGTGGCTTCCCACTAACAGTGTGTTGTTTTGTAGGAAACTTAGGAAAGATTACGACTGCTGTAGATGCGGGGAGAATAGCCAAAGAGAAGATTG GAAGAGTCGTAACAATGGTCTGCTAAAGAGATGGAACCCAGAGGCTACTGCGATGGTGGACTGGGCAGCCAACTACCATAACAAATTTGCTCAAAGTCGGGGTGCCAATTCCCACAAAAGCACCTCTATCCATGAAGCGTGGACATCCCCTGCTGTGAATGAGCTTATGATCAACGTGGATGCTGCTAGGAACAAGGTTCAAGGCTGCTGTAGCAGTGGCGTGGTGATCAGGGACTGTGCTGGAAGGGTTATTGTGTCCAAAAGCACTTTCATAAATT ATAGTAGCTTAGCAGTGGGTATGCTAAACAGACCTCCAGAAGAGAGTGGAGATCTTGATTTACTGGTGGCTGCTATTAAAAGGGAGGCAGAGGATCTCAGAATTTTGTCTGTTCGGTATGGCCCAAGATCGTCGAACACTATTGCTCATTTGACAGCCAAGTTTGCTATTCGATATCAAGCTTCTGGCTTTTGGGAAGGAGGGGTTCCTCCTATGGCGTCTTTGGCTCTTGCTGAAGATATGGCTTGCCTGGGTGGCCGACTCTAG